From the genome of Sphingobacterium kitahiroshimense, one region includes:
- a CDS encoding DUF3995 domain-containing protein, translated as MEFILSKINIVVFLFLAVMHMYWVCNGQLGIAATIPTKLNGKRVFTPSRFGTFIVAVGLFLFAVLNMVFDGLVQVPIAPSYVVYGMWTIAVIFLLRFIGDFKYVGISKRFRKSVFAKKDTYFFNPLCFFLFVSHILLVID; from the coding sequence ATGGAGTTTATACTTTCAAAAATAAATATTGTTGTTTTCTTGTTTCTTGCCGTGATGCATATGTATTGGGTATGCAATGGACAGTTAGGAATTGCGGCCACGATCCCGACAAAGTTGAATGGGAAGAGAGTTTTTACCCCCAGTCGGTTTGGAACCTTTATCGTCGCTGTTGGGTTGTTCCTGTTTGCGGTGCTCAATATGGTTTTTGATGGTCTTGTTCAGGTACCAATAGCACCCTCCTATGTTGTTTATGGTATGTGGACTATTGCTGTTATATTTCTACTTCGATTTATAGGGGATTTTAAATACGTCGGCATTAGTAAAAGATTTCGAAAATCTGTTTTTGCTAAGAAAGACACTTATTTCTTTAATCCTTTATGCTTTTTTCTATTTGTTTCCCATATTTTGCTTGTCATTGACTAG
- a CDS encoding GNAT family N-acetyltransferase, with the protein MKVDIKIKIASGADLDGILALQFENQPAQGGTLSGGLGREQIVAMMQDMPQVVAISEDQVVGYLLSTSKMVYKKHPVPILDAMFSAYSGALDSYVYGPICVNQDLRGKGVSQLMFSELIKQVPNREGILFIRRDNIPSLRAHEKMGIAKVGSFVFRDTVFDVLAYLPAADEDKK; encoded by the coding sequence ATGAAAGTGGATATTAAAATTAAAATCGCATCCGGAGCGGATCTGGATGGAATACTTGCGTTACAATTTGAAAACCAGCCTGCACAAGGTGGTACATTGTCAGGTGGACTTGGACGGGAACAAATTGTAGCCATGATGCAAGATATGCCTCAAGTAGTGGCTATCTCGGAAGATCAAGTTGTTGGATATTTATTATCTACATCTAAAATGGTCTATAAAAAGCATCCTGTACCGATTCTTGATGCTATGTTTAGTGCTTACAGTGGCGCTTTAGATTCGTACGTGTATGGTCCAATTTGTGTAAATCAGGATCTGCGCGGAAAAGGGGTGTCACAATTGATGTTCAGCGAACTTATAAAGCAGGTGCCAAATCGAGAAGGGATTTTATTTATTAGAAGAGACAACATACCATCTTTACGTGCTCATGAAAAAATGGGTATTGCAAAAGTTGGCAGTTTTGTATTTAGGGATACCGTTTTTGACGTACTTGCTTATTTGCCTGCAGCAGATGAGGATAAAAAATAG